The following proteins are encoded in a genomic region of Populus nigra chromosome 16, ddPopNigr1.1, whole genome shotgun sequence:
- the LOC133675480 gene encoding tRNase Z TRZ1 isoform X1 → MERRKERGEENESDDSVREKRKEEETKRIIEGYPVEGLSIGGHETCIIFSSLNMAFDIGRCPQRAISQDFLFISHAHMDHIGGLPMYVATRGLYRMKPPTVVVPTCIKETVEQLFEVHRRLDGSELKHHLIALDLVILGQEFHVRKDLKVRAFKTYHAIQSQGYVVYSVKQKLKQEYLGLSGNEIKSLKSSGVEITNTVTSPEIAFTGDTMSDFIIDETNIDVLRAKVLVMESTFVDGTVTVEHARDYGHTHLFEIVNYADKFQNKAILLIHFSARYTVKEIQEAVQRLPQPLAGRVFALTEGF, encoded by the exons atggaaagaagaaaagaaagaggagaagagaacGAGAGTGATGATTCAGTTCGggaaaagagaaaggaagaagagacGAAAAGAATAATTGAAGGGTACCCAGTGGAGGGATTGTCAATAGGAGGGCATGAAACTTGCattattttctcttctctcaatATGGCTTTCGATATTGGTCGATGCCCACAACGCGCTATCTCACAGGACTTCCTTTTCATCTCTCATGCTCACATGGATCATATT GGAGGACTGCCTATGTATGTTGCCACCCGTGGCTTATACCGAATGAAGCCTCCAACAGTTGTTGTGCCCACTTGCATCAAAGAAACTGTCGAGCAACTCTTTGAGGTGCATAGGAGACTTGATGGATCAGAGCTTAAGCATCACCTTATCGCTCTCGAT CTTGTAATTCTAGGACAAGAGTTTCATGTGAGAAAGGACCTTAAAGTAAGAGCATTCAAGACGTACCACGCAATTCAAAGTCAG GGTTATGTGGTTTACTCTGTGAAACAGAAACTTAAGCAGGAGTACCTTGGCCTTTCTGGGAATGAGATTAAAAGCTTGAAGTCATCAGGTGTTGAG ATTACAAACACTGTAACTTCTCCTGAGATCGCCTTTACTGGTGACACCATGTCAGACTTCATTATCGATGAAACCAATATTGATGTTTTGAGGGCCAAGGTTCTTGTTATGGAG AGCACCTTTGTTGATGGCACAGTAACAGTTGAGCATGCAAGAGATTATGGGCACACTCATCTATTTGAG ATAGTTAACTATGCAGACAAATTTCAGAACAAAGCAATCCTTCTAATTCATTTTTCAGCTCGTTACACAGTGAAG GAAATCCAAGAAGCTGTACAAAGACTACCACAGCCTTTAGCTGGCCGAGTTTTTGCACTTACAGAAGGTTTTTGA
- the LOC133676363 gene encoding uncharacterized protein LOC133676363 isoform X2, protein MDHQWRPLPPPHPTSICPICSFSHFPFCPPPPPPPPPQYNQSPRFPPPPPQPEHPYHSGPPNPYMVVNPNQGWHWHREDGYGHPNPMYDYYRNSAASCINGEADRSYKRPRVDGSIGSGMFGYENNQSPANFFSDDERRLKLIREHGNTTTLYSPFPPTHDDMNNNNWKNQPMPNSAEMRRQQLPIESVYHENNRVFGGHPPPPPPPPTSPPPPLPMEPPLLPSPPKSSSALFPVPINSAATNPYLHNNSSGFVSEEWKQSSGKTFLHKKLSPERPIVVDASHLFKMPHRATRPNHIVIILRGLPGSGKSYLAKTMRDLEVENGGNVPRIHSMDDYFMTEVEKVEDGDASKSSSSTRGKKPIVKKVVMEYCYEPEMEEAYRESLLKAFKKTLEEGTFTLVIVDDRNLRVADFAQFWAIAKRSGYEVYISEATYKDPIGCAARNVHGFTIDEIQTMARRWEEAPLIYTQLDIKSLFCGDDLKKNGIQEVDMDTEDGDFGNPSNLQEGKPEKTIVPPIEDAPHDSKRWDAEVDHPSGLKKLGKSKWSDDLDEADTQGSESMRTNNALSGLVQAYQKQRKSVHWSDQVGDTGFSIVAAKKANMLSLVIGPGAGYNLKSNPLSEEERPTSTAGVGKSKQSIFQERLRVEHESFKAVFDRRKQRIGGLDSEE, encoded by the exons ATGGATCATCAATGGCGACCCCTACCACCTCCTCACCCTACCAGTATCTGCCCTATCTGCTCTTTTTCTCACTTCCCATTCTGTCCTCCtcccccccctccccctcctccTCAATACAATCAAAGCCCTAGATTCCCACCTCCACCACCGCAGCCCGAACACCCGTATCATTCTGGCCCACCCAACCCATACATGGTCGTCAACCCTAACCAGGGGTGGCACTGGCACAGAGAAGACGGATATGGACATCCCAATCCCATGTATGATTATTATAGGAATAGCGCTGCGAGTTGTATTAATGGTGAAGCTGATCGGAGCTATAAGAGGCCAAGGGTTGATGGTAGCATTGGATCTGGTATGTTTGGATACGAGAATAATCAAAGTCCAGCTAATTTTTTTTCGGATGACGAGCGTAGATTGAAGCTGATTCGCGAGCACGGCAACACAACTACTCTGTATAGTCCTTTTCCGCCCACACATGAtgatatgaataataataaCTGGAAAAATCAGCCAATGCCTAATTCCGCCGAAATGAGGCGGCAGCAGCTGCCAATTGAAAGCGTTTACCATGAAAATAATAGGGTGTTTGGAGGACATCCGCCTCCGCCTCCGCCTCCGCCAACTTCACCGCCACCGCCTCTTCCTATGGAACCACCACTCCTCCCTTCACCCCCCAAGTCATCATCTGCTTTGTTTCCTGTTCCTATTAATTCCGCAGCTACCAATCCTTATCTGCATAACAACTCATCTGGGTTTGTTTCTGAG GAATGGAAACAATCCTCTGGAAAAACTTTTTTGCATAAGAAATTGTCTCCAGAGAGGCCAATAGTAGTTGATGCTTCTCACTTGTTTAAGATGCCTCATCGTGCAACTCGCCCCAATCATATTGTGATAATTCTTAGAGGGCTTCCAG GCAGTGGTAAAAGTTACTTAGCAAAGACGATGCGTGACCTTGAGGTTGAAAATGGTGGTAATGTGCCACGAATTCATTCCATGGACGACTATTTCATGACTGAAGTTGAAAAG GTTGAAGATGGTGATGCTTCAAAATCTTCAAGCTCTACAAGAGGCAAGAAACCAATTGTAAAGAAGGTGGTCATGGAGTATTGTTATGAACCTGAAATGGAAGAG GCTTATCGAGAAAGCTTGTTGAAAGCATTCAAGAAGACCCTTGAGGAGGGAACTTTCACCCTTGTCATtg TGGATGACCGCAATCTGCGGGTAGCTGATTTTGCTCAATTTTGGGCAATTGCAAAG AGATCAGGCTATGAAGTTTACATATCAGAGGCTACATATAAAGACCCTATA GGTTGTGCTGCTAGGAATGTACATGGTTTTACCATAGATGAAATACAAACAATGGCCCGGCGGTGGGAAGAAGCTCCATTGATTTACACTCAATTGGACATCAAG TCATTATTCTGTGGAGATGACCTGAAGAAAAATGGAATTCAAGAG GTTGACATGGACACTGAAGATGGAGACTTTGGTAATCCATCAAACCTGCAGGAAGGAAAGCCTGAGAAGACAATAGTTCCTCCCATAGAAGATGCACCTCATG ACAGTAAGAGATGGGATGCTGAAGTGGACCATCCTTCAGGATTGAAAAAATTGGGTAAAAGTAAATGGTCAGATGATTTAGATGAAGCTGACACACAAGGATCTGAAAGCATGAGGACTAATAATGCTCTTTCTGGGTTGGTTCAAGCTTATCAAAAGCAACGAAAATCAGTGCATTGGAGTGACCAG GTTGGGGATACTGGGTTTTCTATAGTTGCAGCAAAGAAAGCAAATATGTTGTCTCTAGTTATTGGACCGGGTGCTGGATACAACTTG AAGTCCAACCCATTATCTGAAGAGGAGCGACCAACTTCAACCGCAGGCGTTGGCAAGTCAAAGCAGAGCATATTCCAAGAGCGACTTCGCGTGGAGCACGAGTCCTTTAAAGCTGTTTTTGATCGGAGGAAACAGCGCATTGGTGGATTGGATTCCGAGGAATAA
- the LOC133675287 gene encoding probable aldehyde dehydrogenase produces MMYGFLVCRASQKATRNWLGSFNLSRSVHSLPFATVDAEGISGSQPAKVHNLVQGKWIGSSTWNTIVDPLNGEPFIKIAEVDETGTQPFVESLSKCPKHGLHNPFKSPERYLLYGDITAKAARMLSVPKVSDFFTRLIQRVAPKSYQQALGEVQVTQKFLENFSGDQVRFLARSFAVPGNHLGQQSHGFRWPYGPVAIITPFNFPLEIPLLQLMGALYMGNKPILKVDSKVCIVMEQMIRLLHHCGMPLSDVDFINSDGKTMNKLLLEANPQMTLFTGSSKVAEKLAVDLKGRIKLEDAGFDWKILGPDVNEVDYIAWVCDQDAYACSGQKCSAQSILFMHENWSATSLISKMKDLAERRKLEDLTIGPVLTLTTEAMLDHMNKLLQIPGSKLLFGGKPLENHSIPSIYGALKPTAIYVPLEEILRAKNYELVTREIFGPFQVITEYKKDQLPMVLDALERMHAHLTAAVVSNDVLFLQEVIGKTVNGTTYAGLRARTTGAPQNHWFGPAGDPRGAGIGTPEAIKLVWSCHREVIYDFGPLPKLWEIPPST; encoded by the exons ATGATGTATGGATTCCTAGTATGCAGAGCATCCCAAAAGGCTACAAGAAATTGGCTTGGCTCATTCAATCTCTCAAG ATCTGTTCATTCCTTACCTTTTGCAACAGTAGATGCTGAAGGTATTTCTGGCTCTCAACCTGCTAAAGTACACAACTTGG TGCAGGGTAAATGGATAGGATCTTCAACCTGGAATACAATTGTGGATCCTTTAAATGGAGAACCATTCATTAAAATTGCTGAGGTAGATGAAACTGGAACTCAG CCATTTGTAGAGAGTTTGTCGAAGTGTCCGAAGCATGGACTGCACAATCCCTTTAAATCACCAGAGAG GTATCTTTTATATGGAGACATAACTGCCAAGGCAGCCCGCATGCTTTCGGTTCCAAAG GTTTCTGATTTCTTTACCAGGTTAATTCAAAGGGTCGCTCCTAAGAGTTACCAGCAAGCTCTTGGTGAAGTGCAAGTTACTCAAAAATTTCTGGAGAATTTCTCAGGTGATCAG GTTCGTTTCCTGGCAAGGTCTTTTGCAGTGCCAGGAAATCATCTTGGACAGCAAAGTCATGGTTTCCGGTGGCCTTACGGTCCT GTTGCAATTATTACTCCGTTCAATTTCCCACTAGAGATTCCTCTACTTCAGTTGATGGGTGCGTTATATATGGGCAACAAACCCATTCTTAAAGTTGATAGCAAG GTGTGCATTGTTATGGAGCAAATGATACGCCTACTTCATCACTGTGGAATGCCTTTGAGTGATGTTGACTTCATAAATTCTGATGGGAAGACGATGAACAAGCTTTTGTTGGAG GCAAATCCACAAATGACCCTCTTCACCGGTAGCTCAAAAGTTGCAGAAAAGTTGGCTGTTGACTTGAAGGGTCGGATTAAATTGGAAGATGCTGGATTTGACTGGAAAATTTTAGGACCAGATGTTAATGAG GTAGATTACATTGCTTGGGTTTGTGACCAGGATGCATATGCATGCAGCGGTCAGAAGTGCTCTGCACAGTCAATTCTATTCATGCATGAG AACTGGTCTGCTACTTCACTCATATCCAAAATGAAGGATCTCGCAGAGAGAAGGAAATTAGAGGATCTAACTATTGGCCCTGTTCTCACT TTAACAACTGAAGCAATGCTAGACCATATGAATAAATTACTTCAGATTCCAGGTTCGAAGCTGCTTTTTGGTGGAAAACCTCTGGAGAATCATTCCATTCCTTCCATATATGGCGCTCTCAAACCAACAGCCATTTATGTTCCTCTTGAAGAAATTTTAAGGGCCAAAAATTATGAGCTTGTAACAAGAGAAATTTTTGGACCATTCCAG GTTATTACTGAATACAAGAAAGATCAACTCCCAATGGTTTTGGATGCTTTGGAGAGAATGCATGCTCATTTAACAGCCGCTGTAGTTTCAAATGATGTTCTGTTTCTTCAG GAAGTTATTGGCAAAACGGTGAATGGGACTACTTATGCTGGATTAAGAGCAAGAACAACTGGAGCTCCACAGAATCATTG GTTTGGACCGGCTGGAGACCCGAGAGGTGCCGGGATTGGCACCCCAGAAGCAATAAAACTTGTTTGGTCTTGCCATAGAGAAGTGATATATGATTTTGGTCCCCTTCCAAAGCTTTGGGAAATTCCACCGAGTACTTAA
- the LOC133676363 gene encoding uncharacterized protein LOC133676363 isoform X1, translating into MDHQWRPLPPPHPTSICPICSFSHFPFCPPPPPPPPPQYNQSPRFPPPPPQPEHPYHSGPPNPYMVVNPNQGWHWHREDGYGHPNPMYDYYRNSAASCINGEADRSYKRPRVDGSIGSGMFGYENNQSPANFFSDDERRLKLIREHGNTTTLYSPFPPTHDDMNNNNWKNQPMPNSAEMRRQQLPIESVYHENNRVFGGHPPPPPPPPTSPPPPLPMEPPLLPSPPKSSSALFPVPINSAATNPYLHNNSSGFVSEEWKQSSGKTFLHKKLSPERPIVVDASHLFKMPHRATRPNHIVIILRGLPGSGKSYLAKTMRDLEVENGGNVPRIHSMDDYFMTEVEKVEDGDASKSSSSTRGKKPIVKKVVMEYCYEPEMEEAYRESLLKAFKKTLEEGTFTLVIVDDRNLRVADFAQFWAIAKRSGYEVYISEATYKDPIGCAARNVHGFTIDEIQTMARRWEEAPLIYTQLDIKSLFCGDDLKKNGIQEVDMDTEDGDFGNPSNLQEGKPEKTIVPPIEDAPHVPAKDSKRWDAEVDHPSGLKKLGKSKWSDDLDEADTQGSESMRTNNALSGLVQAYQKQRKSVHWSDQVGDTGFSIVAAKKANMLSLVIGPGAGYNLKSNPLSEEERPTSTAGVGKSKQSIFQERLRVEHESFKAVFDRRKQRIGGLDSEE; encoded by the exons ATGGATCATCAATGGCGACCCCTACCACCTCCTCACCCTACCAGTATCTGCCCTATCTGCTCTTTTTCTCACTTCCCATTCTGTCCTCCtcccccccctccccctcctccTCAATACAATCAAAGCCCTAGATTCCCACCTCCACCACCGCAGCCCGAACACCCGTATCATTCTGGCCCACCCAACCCATACATGGTCGTCAACCCTAACCAGGGGTGGCACTGGCACAGAGAAGACGGATATGGACATCCCAATCCCATGTATGATTATTATAGGAATAGCGCTGCGAGTTGTATTAATGGTGAAGCTGATCGGAGCTATAAGAGGCCAAGGGTTGATGGTAGCATTGGATCTGGTATGTTTGGATACGAGAATAATCAAAGTCCAGCTAATTTTTTTTCGGATGACGAGCGTAGATTGAAGCTGATTCGCGAGCACGGCAACACAACTACTCTGTATAGTCCTTTTCCGCCCACACATGAtgatatgaataataataaCTGGAAAAATCAGCCAATGCCTAATTCCGCCGAAATGAGGCGGCAGCAGCTGCCAATTGAAAGCGTTTACCATGAAAATAATAGGGTGTTTGGAGGACATCCGCCTCCGCCTCCGCCTCCGCCAACTTCACCGCCACCGCCTCTTCCTATGGAACCACCACTCCTCCCTTCACCCCCCAAGTCATCATCTGCTTTGTTTCCTGTTCCTATTAATTCCGCAGCTACCAATCCTTATCTGCATAACAACTCATCTGGGTTTGTTTCTGAG GAATGGAAACAATCCTCTGGAAAAACTTTTTTGCATAAGAAATTGTCTCCAGAGAGGCCAATAGTAGTTGATGCTTCTCACTTGTTTAAGATGCCTCATCGTGCAACTCGCCCCAATCATATTGTGATAATTCTTAGAGGGCTTCCAG GCAGTGGTAAAAGTTACTTAGCAAAGACGATGCGTGACCTTGAGGTTGAAAATGGTGGTAATGTGCCACGAATTCATTCCATGGACGACTATTTCATGACTGAAGTTGAAAAG GTTGAAGATGGTGATGCTTCAAAATCTTCAAGCTCTACAAGAGGCAAGAAACCAATTGTAAAGAAGGTGGTCATGGAGTATTGTTATGAACCTGAAATGGAAGAG GCTTATCGAGAAAGCTTGTTGAAAGCATTCAAGAAGACCCTTGAGGAGGGAACTTTCACCCTTGTCATtg TGGATGACCGCAATCTGCGGGTAGCTGATTTTGCTCAATTTTGGGCAATTGCAAAG AGATCAGGCTATGAAGTTTACATATCAGAGGCTACATATAAAGACCCTATA GGTTGTGCTGCTAGGAATGTACATGGTTTTACCATAGATGAAATACAAACAATGGCCCGGCGGTGGGAAGAAGCTCCATTGATTTACACTCAATTGGACATCAAG TCATTATTCTGTGGAGATGACCTGAAGAAAAATGGAATTCAAGAG GTTGACATGGACACTGAAGATGGAGACTTTGGTAATCCATCAAACCTGCAGGAAGGAAAGCCTGAGAAGACAATAGTTCCTCCCATAGAAGATGCACCTCATG TTCCTGCAAAAGACAGTAAGAGATGGGATGCTGAAGTGGACCATCCTTCAGGATTGAAAAAATTGGGTAAAAGTAAATGGTCAGATGATTTAGATGAAGCTGACACACAAGGATCTGAAAGCATGAGGACTAATAATGCTCTTTCTGGGTTGGTTCAAGCTTATCAAAAGCAACGAAAATCAGTGCATTGGAGTGACCAG GTTGGGGATACTGGGTTTTCTATAGTTGCAGCAAAGAAAGCAAATATGTTGTCTCTAGTTATTGGACCGGGTGCTGGATACAACTTG AAGTCCAACCCATTATCTGAAGAGGAGCGACCAACTTCAACCGCAGGCGTTGGCAAGTCAAAGCAGAGCATATTCCAAGAGCGACTTCGCGTGGAGCACGAGTCCTTTAAAGCTGTTTTTGATCGGAGGAAACAGCGCATTGGTGGATTGGATTCCGAGGAATAA
- the LOC133675321 gene encoding uncharacterized protein LOC133675321 — translation MSLLQVITKASADSDHVVSQSEYPIILNTDDIFSNLKPALENLDATSLANPVTGWQLSQSDSQLIDSGKKFYTKLKRKLKDHSNFNKDGFFEILIPFLEKIGHKAGIAVGIDSSDAAYTRVLIEKVGFSMGRDVAGLVMKACISLEIWDLVETLIVNRIVDHSSYSDLVMSLVMKKRSDLLSLTIQYASDFGLSELLSILKYFLCPSKDAYSCMVNVRKEWESQALLAIEMATDKNLSEKKSQIAKDASILLMLAHDGFLTSELCLHYLLASPIVDEAILTSAISKLNGKEMMSLIRYLGKWLRKYEMFPQAGPCPKASSALGLKACDWVPKLEDIVRCLGLVLDENFSSLVLHPGFHEELNSIGGFAASLASEAKLSCTVANVIENLRTQSKGEQI, via the coding sequence ATGTCTTTGCTCCAAGTGATCACAAAGGCCTCGGCTGATTCTGACCATGTTGTCTCCCAATCTGAATACCCAATAATTTTAAACACAGATGATATTTTCTCCAATCTGAAGCCAGCACTTGAGAACCTGGATGCCACATCACTTGCCAATCCTGTTACTGGATGGCAACTCTCACAATCTGATTCCCAACTCATTGATTCTGGAAAGAAATTCTACACTAAGCTAAAGCGGAAGCTCAAGGATCACAGTAATTTTAACAAGGATGGCTTCTTTGAAATTCTTATTCCATTTCTTGAGAAAATTGGGCACAAGGCTGGTATTGCAGTGGGGATTGATTCCTCTGATGCTGCTTATACTCGTGTGTTGATTGAGAAGGTTGGTTTTTCGATGGGTAGAGATGTGGCTGGTTTGGTTATGAAAGCGTGTATTAGTTTGGAGATCTGGGATTTGGTGGAGACTTTGATTGTTAATCGGATTGTGGATCACTCTTCATATTCGGATTTGGTCATGAGTCTTGTGATGAAAAAAAGGTCTGACTTGCTTTCCCTGACCATTCAATACGCTTCGGATTTTGGATTGTCTGAGTTGCTttccattttgaaatattttctttgtcCTTCGAAGGATGCTTACAGTTGCATGGTGAATGTGAGGAAGGAATGGGAGAGCCAGGCACTGTTAGCTATTGAGATGGCAACCGATAAGAATCTATCGGAAAAGAAATCACAAATAGCCAAAGATGCTTCAATATTGCTTATGCTTGCACATGATGGGTTCTTAACATCTGAGCTTTGTTTGCATTATTTATTGGCATCGCCAATTGTTGATGAAGCGATATTGACATCTGCAATTAGTAAACTGAATGGTAAAGAGATGATGAGTTTGATTAGGTATTTGGGGAAATGGCTCAGGAAGTATGAGATGTTTCCTCAGGCAGGTCCCTGTCCAAAGGCTTCATCTGCATTGGGTCTAAAGGCCTGTGATTGGGTTCCTAAACTTGAAGATATTGTCAGATGTCTTGGTTTAGTGCTGGATGAAAACTTCTCCTCACTGGTGTTGCATCCTGGCTTCCATGAAGAACTGAATTCTATTGGGGGATTTGCTGCTTCTCTAGCCTCAGAAGCTAAACTCAGTTGCACTGTAGCAAATGTCATTGAGAATTTGAGAACCCAAAGTAAAGGTGAGCAGATTTAG
- the LOC133675480 gene encoding tRNase Z TRZ1 isoform X2, with protein sequence MERRKERGEENESDDSVREKRKEEETKRIIEGYPVEGLSIGGHETCIIFSSLNMAFDIGRCPQRAISQDFLFISHAHMDHIGGLPMYVATRGLYRMKPPTVVVPTCIKETVEQLFEVHRRLDGSELKHHLIALDVGQEFHVRKDLKVRAFKTYHAIQSQGYVVYSVKQKLKQEYLGLSGNEIKSLKSSGVEITNTVTSPEIAFTGDTMSDFIIDETNIDVLRAKVLVMESTFVDGTVTVEHARDYGHTHLFEIVNYADKFQNKAILLIHFSARYTVKEIQEAVQRLPQPLAGRVFALTEGF encoded by the exons atggaaagaagaaaagaaagaggagaagagaacGAGAGTGATGATTCAGTTCGggaaaagagaaaggaagaagagacGAAAAGAATAATTGAAGGGTACCCAGTGGAGGGATTGTCAATAGGAGGGCATGAAACTTGCattattttctcttctctcaatATGGCTTTCGATATTGGTCGATGCCCACAACGCGCTATCTCACAGGACTTCCTTTTCATCTCTCATGCTCACATGGATCATATT GGAGGACTGCCTATGTATGTTGCCACCCGTGGCTTATACCGAATGAAGCCTCCAACAGTTGTTGTGCCCACTTGCATCAAAGAAACTGTCGAGCAACTCTTTGAGGTGCATAGGAGACTTGATGGATCAGAGCTTAAGCATCACCTTATCGCTCTCGATGTGG GACAAGAGTTTCATGTGAGAAAGGACCTTAAAGTAAGAGCATTCAAGACGTACCACGCAATTCAAAGTCAG GGTTATGTGGTTTACTCTGTGAAACAGAAACTTAAGCAGGAGTACCTTGGCCTTTCTGGGAATGAGATTAAAAGCTTGAAGTCATCAGGTGTTGAG ATTACAAACACTGTAACTTCTCCTGAGATCGCCTTTACTGGTGACACCATGTCAGACTTCATTATCGATGAAACCAATATTGATGTTTTGAGGGCCAAGGTTCTTGTTATGGAG AGCACCTTTGTTGATGGCACAGTAACAGTTGAGCATGCAAGAGATTATGGGCACACTCATCTATTTGAG ATAGTTAACTATGCAGACAAATTTCAGAACAAAGCAATCCTTCTAATTCATTTTTCAGCTCGTTACACAGTGAAG GAAATCCAAGAAGCTGTACAAAGACTACCACAGCCTTTAGCTGGCCGAGTTTTTGCACTTACAGAAGGTTTTTGA